The nucleotide sequence GGGGGCGCGGATGCTTCGAATCTGCTGAAACCCGCGCTGGCCCGTGGTGAACTGCATTGTGTGGGCGCCACCACGCTGGACGAGTATCGTAAATATATTGAAAAAGATCCCGCACTGGAACGACGTTTCCAGCCGGTTATGGTGACTGAACCCACGGTCGAAGATACCATCTCCATCCTGCGGGGGTTAAAAGAACGTTATGAAACACACCACGGGGTGCGGATCACCGACGATGCGTTGATTAATGCCGCGACTTTATCGGATCGCTACATCAATGATCGATTTCTGCCTGACAAGGCGATTGACCTGGTCGATGAGGCTGCCAGTCAGTTGCGGATGGAGATGGATTCCATGCCGGCAGAAATTGATGAAGCAACCAGGCAGTTGACCCGGATGCAGATCGAAGCGGCTGCATTGGCAACAGAAACGACTCCCGACAGTCAGGAGCGGTTGAAAGAGTTGCGCAAGCAGATCGCGGATCGCGAAGAAAGTGTCAATGCATTGAAGACGCGCTGGGAAACGGAAAAAGAAGCACTGTCGGGCCTGCAGCCTTTAAAGGAAGAGATTGATCGGCTGAATACCGCCTATGAGCAGGCATTTCACCGGGCACAGCAGACGAATTCCAATGAGGACTATTCACAGGCCTACAATGCGGAACAGGAGTTGAACGCAGCACGTCAGCGACTGACCGAGATGGAACAGAAGGTGACGGAACTCGGGGATGTCGGTGGTGAGCGGTTGTTGCGCGAGGAAGTGACCTCGGAAGACATCGCCAAGGTTATCAGCATGTGGACCGGGATTCCGATTTCGAAAATGCTGCAGGGAGAACGTGAAAAACTCCTGCGGATGGAAGACGAAATTCACAAGCGGATGATTAATCAGAATGAAGCCGTGCTGGCTGTCTCGAATGCAGTGCGCCGCTCACGTTCCGGTTTGCAGGATCAGAATCGACCGATCGGGTCGTTCATGTTTCTCGGGCCAACCGGTGTGGGGAAAACGGAACTGTGTAAAGCGCTGGCAGGTTTTCTGTTTGATGATGAACGCAACATGATTCGCATCGATATGAGCGAATTTATGGAGAAACATTCCGTGGCACGTCTGATTGGTGCCCCTCCCGGGTATGTCGGATATGAAGAAGGAGGGCGACTGACGGAAGCAGTCCGGCGGCAGCCTTATTCCGTTGTTCTGCTGGATGAAGTCGAAAAAGCGCATCGGGATGTGTTTAATATCCTGCTGCAGTTGCTGGATGACGGACGACTGACGGACAGCCACGGACGAACCGTCGATTTCTCCAATACGATTGTGGTGATGACTTCCAACATTGGCAGCCAGACGATCATGGATCTGTCGGGAAAAGAAGACGAAGATCTGATTCATAACCGTGTCATGGATGCGTTACAGCATGAATTTCTACCTGAGTTCCTGAACCGGATTGATGAAGTGATCGTATTCCATCCGTTAGGGCGGGAAGAAATCCGCCAGATTGTGGATCTGCAGTTACAGAACCTTTCCCGGCTGGTGGAAAATAATGGTTTTACTCTGGAGGTGACGACGGCTGCCAAAGATCTGCTGGCGGAGGAAGGCTATGATCCTGTGTATGGGGCGCGCCCCTTGAAGAGGGCCATTCAGCAGAACCTTCAGAATGAACTGGCCAACAAGCTGCTCTCCGGTGATTTTGTAGAGGGGGCTACGATTCATGTGGATGCGCATGAGGGGCTGTTTCTGTTCTCCGGCAGGTGAATATAAAGCCTCAGGCGAAATGACAATCAGCCCTGAAATCTGGTTCCAGGGCTGATTTTTTATTCGGATGAAGTTTCAGGTAGCGCATGAAAAAACGACGCTCACTTTAATCAAGTCAGCGTCCTGTTTTATCATCGACTGCCGGAACTGCTTATGCAGATTCTTCCAGGACAGTGAAGGGGCTGATTTTGCGAACTTTCTCTTTGATCGCTTCTTTTTCTGAAGGATCTTTTGCTTTGGCAAACTTAGCCCGGAGCTGTTTCAGCTTGTGTTTACGGACTCGACGTTGGGCCAGTTCACGCCCTTTTTCAACACGTCCCATTTCTCATTAGTTCCTGATAAAAGAAAATTGCTATGTTCGAATGTATATATTCTGTCTGAGGAAATTGATTCTAACATCTAATATGGTAAGGAGCAACGATCAGGACAGGGCATTTTTGCAGAGAAATGAGAGAAGCACTGATCTTAATTCGGCTTGACCTTAAATTCATTCCCTGATATTTCATACAGCTCTCACTACTACCTCTCTCGAAATACCTCCCCATAGCACCTCTTGTCTATCTGACCCTGGTCTTAGTGCCGGGATTGAGATATTGATTTCCAGGTTAATCCTGGTACGCAACACATTTAACCATAGCGACAGTAATCTAATATACCCGGTCCGAATGGACCTGGAGACGCTAACGTAAAACTGGACACAGTCTTATCGTCAATTTGGGAAAATCAGTCATGTTGTATCAGTCCCGCCAGGCTGTATTTCTGGTCATTGTCCTGTGTTTCTTCAGCATGGGGGGCGTCGATGATCTGGTATGGGCTCAGGGGTCTTCTGTTCAGACAGGGGGAGATGCAGGTGCAGGCAGTTCACAGGCACTACAGCATCGAACGATATTCATGCCTCGCGATGTCGAGATCGAACAGGTGAGCCAGTCTCCCCAGGTTCCCAATGTGCTGGATGCCGATTCGCGGGAAGCATTAGGAATTCCCCCCCAGTTACTGGAAGATGATCAGAACTGGACAGATTCCGGCGATGACTGTGTCGACTGCGATGCGATTGTGCCGCTCATCTCACATAAGCAGGGGGATGCCGGAGTGACATGGCTGCCGGGGACGGGCGATGAACTCGGGATTTTCAGCATTAATTTATCGGAAACGATCGAGATACCACGGTTTGAAGGCTTTTCAGTAACACCTTATTTTGGTGTGCACTATCTGGATGGTCCGATACAGACTGATTTACCAGCGCGGGTTTACGATACCTCGGTCGCGTTCCGCTGGTTCAAAAAACATAACGAAAAGTGGTCTTATGAACTGGAAGTGGCTCCCGGGGTTTATAGTGATTTCAAAAATGTGACTTCCGACTCTCTGCGGATTACCGGGAAAGGGCTGGCCTATTATGTTCATTCCCGCTCCAAGCAGTTTGTAATGGGAGTCGTGTACCTGGATCGCGAAAATATTCAGATGTTGCCCGCTGCGGGGATGATTATGTGGTTCAGCGAAGGATCACGCCTCGAGTTGATCTTCCCGAAACCCAAATTCACATACCGCATCGAAAAAACAGAGGAGCTGGAGCGCTGGGCGTATGTCGCCGGAGAGTTCGGCGGCGGTTCGTGGGGAATTCGGCGTGGCGCAACAGGCATTGATGATATCGCGACTTACAGTGACCTGCGTTTAATCGGAGGTCTCGAAACAAAACATACCGGCGGAATGATCAGCAAACTGGAAGTCGGATTCGTCTTCAATCGCAAGCTGGAATATAAATCCGATATCGGCAATTACGATATTTCGCCGACAGGAATGATGCGTTACCAGCTGACGTTTTAAGACTCAGAGATCGCAGTTGATGTCGATCCAGGTCCGTTTGTCAAACGATTCCAGTACAGAGTCAGCAACGAGCTGTGCTGAGGCACCGTGATCAAAACCGGGAATCGCGTCCCGTTCTTCGACGATGGCCGATACGAATTCATAGACCAGGTCATAACGAAATACGGTGCTGGGTACCCCTGCATGAGGCTCACGGGGACTGCCGTCAATTACCAGGTATTCATCGGGCACGGGCAGTTTTTCCATGGTCTGGCCCGGTTTGCCGATCAGAATGTTGTTCGGATCAGTTAACTGATAGGCGGCAGAGCCCTCTGAACCATTGACCTCCGCCCATTCATAGCCGAAGCCATCATTGTGATAGCCTTTCATCAGCGTGCTGCCTTCCCAGACCCCCACGGCTCCGTTTTCGAATTGACCAATCAGGGACGACCAGTCATCCACTTCTGACGGTTCGCAAGGCTCGCCTTCCGCCGTTTTATCGCGGGGAACAAACTGGGCGACGGCACCACAGATGCTTTTGATCGGTCCCAGCAGGTCCTGTGCAAAATCGATCCGGTGAATGGTCATGTCGAACAGGTCACCCGCTCCTGCCAGTTTTTTGCTCTGCCGCCAGCCCCAGCTGGATTCAGGCCAGTCGAGAAAACGCTGGCTGCGAAAGTGTCGAGGCACTCCCAGCGCCCCCGATTCGACCAGGTGTTTTACGTAACGCATCGAAGGGGCAAAGCGATAGGTGAAGGCCGTCATGTGCCTCAGGTTGGCATCGCGGGCTGCGCGGTACATTTCGGCTGATTCGGTGTAGTTCAGCCCCAATGGTTTTTCGCACATCACGTGTTTGCCGCCTTTGATGCAGGCTAAAGCAATTTCATGATGCGTGAAATTGGGAGTGGCAATGATTACGGCGTCCACATCCGGGTCTTCTGCCATGTCTTCAAAGCGTGTCGAAACTTTGGTTTTTCCCCAGTCAGACTGGCGTTGGGCCAGCAGTTCTGAATTCGGATCGCAGATGGAGACCAGTTCCGCACGGGGATCAAGATTGATGCCGGGAACATGATGGTAATCGGAGACGGCGCCTGCTCCAATGATTCCGATGCGAACTAAATCAGACATGAGAAAACCTTAGCGAACTACTGTTATGGAAAATTCGAATACGATGCTTATTTCTGAAGTATCTGGCTTAACAGCGCAAATGCTTCATCCTGTGTGTGAATCAGTTCTTCCAGCTGGGCATCTTGGACCTGCGTCAGCAGATGTTTGAATTGAGGACCTGATTTGATCCCCAGGTCAATCAGATCATTGCCTGAGATCAGAGGAGGGGGATTCAAGACCTCTCTGGGTGTATGATCACGATACTGCCGGCAAAATTCAAGGTCGTCCAGTGGTTGTTTCCGAGAACTTAAATCGGCGGCGATCAATTCAAACAGCTGCGGGCAATCCTCGTGTGCCAGCAGTCGTTTGAGTCGCGACAGCTTCATTGCGGGGGCATGTTCCAGGCTGTGTCGCTGCTGAACCAGCCAGTGGACCAGGTTCAGAGAGTGGTTGGAAAAACGCAGACGCTTACAGATTTCATAAATTTCATCCAGTCGCTGATCGGCTCCTGAAGCAGGTAAATCCAGCAGGAGGGTTGCGAACGCGGTTTCAAAGCTGTGCGTGCTGACCAGTTTCAAGCGATCGAGTGTCTGAAGCCAGAGACTTCGATTTCCTGCAGATTCCCAGAGCGGTGCCAGTTCAGGCAAAACCTGTTTGAGCAGCCCTGTCTCCTGTACCAGGGCAATCGCCTGGCTGCGAGCCGGGTGGATCAGCATCTTACGCAGCTCGTCTGCAATCCGTTCGGGGCTGACCACATTGATCTGGTCTGCCATCGTCTGCACTGCCTGGCGGGTCGATTCCTCCAGTTGAAAATGGAGTGTAGCCGCAAACCGTATCGCGCGGAGCAGGCGGAGTTTATCTTCCTGCATTCGTTCCAGCGGGTTTCCGATCGCACGAATGATGTGCTGATTGAGATCTGCTTTGCCCCCCACATAGTCGAAGAGGGAGTCGTTGATCGGATCGTAAAACATGCCATTGATAGTGAAATCCCGGCGCTGGGCATCTTCTTCTGCTGTGGTGAACTTTACATGTTCAGGCCGCCTGCCATCCAGGTAAGGGCCTTCGCTGCGAAAGGTGGCAATCTCGACATCGCAGTCTGGCTGGTGTCCGCGAACGATGATGACTCCAAAGCTGGCACCGACTGCCAGAGTTCGACGTTTGCCAAACAGTGTGCGCACTTCCTCAGGGAGTGCATTCGTGGCGACATCGTAATCTTTGGGTTCTTTCTGCAGCAGCAGATCACGTACGCATCCGCCTGCCCACAAGGCCTGGAAGCCTGCGTCACGTAGTTTGCGGACGATCTCGACCGCTGCAAGATAAGGTTCTGAATGTTTCATGGATCCTGTGTTTTGAATCGAACCGGGTTGAACAACTGGGTTGTCGTAATGATAGCAAGTTCTGAATACTTATCGACTTATGGTGGTTGTTTTTTTTCAGTTCCCAACGGTTCCTGGAAAAAAAAGAAGGTTTATCGGCTTGGATGGACAGAGGAGGCCAACCAGAGGTTCTAAAACGGACTTCGCAAAAGGAGGAGAATGACGTATGATTTATAGTCCATTTTGTTTCCATCTGGTTGATACGAGGTCTCTTACACTTATGGCACTCAGGAGTATCAGTCTCTGTTCAGGAACATTTGTTTTGGAAGGTACCCACGGAATACGTTTTGAGGGAACCCGCTTTTGGGTTCTTCATCGTAGAAGAGAATTTGGTCCGTTTGACTATGAATGGAGCAAAGATTTCTCTGGCGTGGAATTTATGTACCACGATCAAAAGTTTGGTGAATATTGCAGTGCCGAGGAAATATTCGCCGATTTGAAGCAGTTTTCGCTGCCGATGCGCGTCGTTGAAGTCGCCAGTCTGACAATCGGGATGGTTCTGTACGGTATTCTGAATGGACTTCCTCAAAAACTGTGGAGAGAACTTCTCAGGCAGCGCCTTGATGAATCAGGGTTTCAGCGGTTTGATATTCGCGAGGAAGGTCCCGAACGCTTCGCCAGTTGATCTCGAATCAATTGCTGAATATTCGGTATTTCGACGAATCTTTGCGCTTGAGTAGCGAATTCGACTCAGAGACACTCATTAATACCGGTGTGCTTGTAATTGCTGTAAGTCAATTTGTAGTATAATTTTATATAGATAAAGATTGATTTTCAAAAATTTGCTTTGAATTTAAACGCCTGTTTAATACAATTGTTTTAAACGGCGAGTTTAATGAATATCACGATCAGGCTGTAATCATTCGATTGTCAGACCGGTCGGTTAGCGCTACAAAGAGTCGGAATACCACCATGTCCACAATCAATGTCCGTGAAAAACTGCTGGAGGTCGCGGGACCGGTTTTCTCAGAGAAAGGCTTTGAGAAGGCGACGGTTCGTGAAATCTGTCAGAAAGCGGATGTCAATCTGGCGAGTGTCAATTATTATTTTGGCGATAAAGAGCAGCTCTACCTGGAAGTAATCTGTCTGGCGAAACAGATGGGAGTTTCCCGGGCGCCTTTACCGGAATGGACTGAGAATACTCCCCCCGAACAAAAATTAGAGGATTGGGTTAAAACACTGGTGAGACGGATGTTGGGCACGGGAGAGCTTTCCTGGAGTAATCATCTGATAATGCGCGAAGTACTCAGGCCGACACGGGCCTGTGAGCATCTGGTACAGGAACTGTTCCGTCCGTTTGTGAACATCGCCGACAAAATCCTGCTGGAGATTCTGGGAGAGGATGTACCGGATCATCGGCGAATGCAGTGTGTCTTCAGTATTGCCGCTCAATGTCAGTTCTACCGTGTTTCAGGCGGTCTGGTTACCTTGATGCTGGGAGAGGAAGAGCAGAAAACTCATTACAATACCGAACAGATCATTGAACATATTCTGCAGTTTTCACTGTCAGCCATCAAAAATTTGAAACACGAATACCTCTCTTCAGAAATGGAATCTTCTTCCTCACTTAACCAGATCTGAACCGGAACCCTGCACAATCAGAAAACAGGTACTAAAACTGTGTTGAATTAAAACGGAATTTTATAAATCTAAGTATTACCGCGGGGCGACTGTAATTGACTTTACGCGTTTCACCGTCAATTTCATTTGTGATGCAATTCACGATAGAAAATAATCATGTCAGAATTCAAGAATCAGAAATCAGGCAGTTTTTATAAAAAACTGAAGCATTTCCTGCTGCCGATTATTATTTTAGTAGCAGGTGGTGGCAGCCTGGTTGTATTAATGGCGATGAAAAAAGAACCGGAACAGAGTCAGAAACTTCTGGACCAGGT is from Gimesia maris and encodes:
- the clpB gene encoding ATP-dependent chaperone ClpB, producing the protein MAFRFEKLTVKAQEAVQRAQQTAEDFGQQEIKPLHLLKALLDEEQGVVKPLIQKIGANLPQLQKMVDDEISRLPKVSGATMQVGVGQALLKILQAAQDRADQMQDNFVSTEHLLLACTTVDEQPKRILELNGIEEDDVLSALQAVRGGQRVTDQSPEEKYQSLEQYGKDLVELARQGKIDPVIGRDQEIRRVIQILSRRRKNNPVLIGEAGVGKTAIVEGLAHRIVMGDVPQNLKNKRVVALDMGALIAGTKYRGEFEDRLKAVLKEIEAAKGQIILFIDELHTVVGAGAAEGGADASNLLKPALARGELHCVGATTLDEYRKYIEKDPALERRFQPVMVTEPTVEDTISILRGLKERYETHHGVRITDDALINAATLSDRYINDRFLPDKAIDLVDEAASQLRMEMDSMPAEIDEATRQLTRMQIEAAALATETTPDSQERLKELRKQIADREESVNALKTRWETEKEALSGLQPLKEEIDRLNTAYEQAFHRAQQTNSNEDYSQAYNAEQELNAARQRLTEMEQKVTELGDVGGERLLREEVTSEDIAKVISMWTGIPISKMLQGEREKLLRMEDEIHKRMINQNEAVLAVSNAVRRSRSGLQDQNRPIGSFMFLGPTGVGKTELCKALAGFLFDDERNMIRIDMSEFMEKHSVARLIGAPPGYVGYEEGGRLTEAVRRQPYSVVLLDEVEKAHRDVFNILLQLLDDGRLTDSHGRTVDFSNTIVVMTSNIGSQTIMDLSGKEDEDLIHNRVMDALQHEFLPEFLNRIDEVIVFHPLGREEIRQIVDLQLQNLSRLVENNGFTLEVTTAAKDLLAEEGYDPVYGARPLKRAIQQNLQNELANKLLSGDFVEGATIHVDAHEGLFLFSGR
- a CDS encoding TetR/AcrR family transcriptional regulator encodes the protein MSTINVREKLLEVAGPVFSEKGFEKATVREICQKADVNLASVNYYFGDKEQLYLEVICLAKQMGVSRAPLPEWTENTPPEQKLEDWVKTLVRRMLGTGELSWSNHLIMREVLRPTRACEHLVQELFRPFVNIADKILLEILGEDVPDHRRMQCVFSIAAQCQFYRVSGGLVTLMLGEEEQKTHYNTEQIIEHILQFSLSAIKNLKHEYLSSEMESSSSLNQI
- a CDS encoding DUF6268 family outer membrane beta-barrel protein; this translates as MLYQSRQAVFLVIVLCFFSMGGVDDLVWAQGSSVQTGGDAGAGSSQALQHRTIFMPRDVEIEQVSQSPQVPNVLDADSREALGIPPQLLEDDQNWTDSGDDCVDCDAIVPLISHKQGDAGVTWLPGTGDELGIFSINLSETIEIPRFEGFSVTPYFGVHYLDGPIQTDLPARVYDTSVAFRWFKKHNEKWSYELEVAPGVYSDFKNVTSDSLRITGKGLAYYVHSRSKQFVMGVVYLDRENIQMLPAAGMIMWFSEGSRLELIFPKPKFTYRIEKTEELERWAYVAGEFGGGSWGIRRGATGIDDIATYSDLRLIGGLETKHTGGMISKLEVGFVFNRKLEYKSDIGNYDISPTGMMRYQLTF
- a CDS encoding Gfo/Idh/MocA family protein: MSDLVRIGIIGAGAVSDYHHVPGINLDPRAELVSICDPNSELLAQRQSDWGKTKVSTRFEDMAEDPDVDAVIIATPNFTHHEIALACIKGGKHVMCEKPLGLNYTESAEMYRAARDANLRHMTAFTYRFAPSMRYVKHLVESGALGVPRHFRSQRFLDWPESSWGWRQSKKLAGAGDLFDMTIHRIDFAQDLLGPIKSICGAVAQFVPRDKTAEGEPCEPSEVDDWSSLIGQFENGAVGVWEGSTLMKGYHNDGFGYEWAEVNGSEGSAAYQLTDPNNILIGKPGQTMEKLPVPDEYLVIDGSPREPHAGVPSTVFRYDLVYEFVSAIVEERDAIPGFDHGASAQLVADSVLESFDKRTWIDINCDL
- a CDS encoding DUF6800 family protein, whose amino-acid sequence is MGRVEKGRELAQRRVRKHKLKQLRAKFAKAKDPSEKEAIKEKVRKISPFTVLEESA
- a CDS encoding CCA tRNA nucleotidyltransferase — translated: MKHSEPYLAAVEIVRKLRDAGFQALWAGGCVRDLLLQKEPKDYDVATNALPEEVRTLFGKRRTLAVGASFGVIIVRGHQPDCDVEIATFRSEGPYLDGRRPEHVKFTTAEEDAQRRDFTINGMFYDPINDSLFDYVGGKADLNQHIIRAIGNPLERMQEDKLRLLRAIRFAATLHFQLEESTRQAVQTMADQINVVSPERIADELRKMLIHPARSQAIALVQETGLLKQVLPELAPLWESAGNRSLWLQTLDRLKLVSTHSFETAFATLLLDLPASGADQRLDEIYEICKRLRFSNHSLNLVHWLVQQRHSLEHAPAMKLSRLKRLLAHEDCPQLFELIAADLSSRKQPLDDLEFCRQYRDHTPREVLNPPPLISGNDLIDLGIKSGPQFKHLLTQVQDAQLEELIHTQDEAFALLSQILQK